The following proteins are co-located in the Legionella busanensis genome:
- a CDS encoding pilus assembly protein PilP, whose product MLSSCSSAREDDLDQYIKEVKARKVNSIEALPTFIPPIKFAYPEIDNRRSPFKQKEVVVVTVDELAPDTKRPKQRLEQFALDALKFVGTLEQTPTIWGLISLPNGEIVRVRAGDYMGKNFGQITRITPTVLSLEETVRVAGKWQKRKIDFNLNAGK is encoded by the coding sequence ATGTTATCGTCTTGCTCAAGTGCAAGAGAGGATGACTTAGATCAATATATTAAGGAAGTTAAAGCACGTAAGGTGAATTCTATTGAGGCCTTACCTACTTTTATACCGCCTATAAAGTTTGCCTACCCTGAAATTGATAATCGACGTAGTCCATTTAAACAAAAGGAGGTCGTCGTTGTTACTGTGGATGAATTGGCCCCAGATACTAAAAGGCCAAAACAACGTTTAGAACAGTTTGCTTTGGATGCGTTAAAATTTGTAGGTACGTTAGAGCAGACCCCTACAATATGGGGTTTAATTAGCCTTCCTAATGGTGAGATTGTACGCGTTAGAGCTGGTGATTACATGGGGAAAAATTTTGGTCAAATAACTCGGATTACACCGACTGTACTTTCTTTAGAAGAAACAGTTAGGGTTGCAGGGAAATGGCAAAAAAGGAAAATTGATTTTAATTTAAATGCAGGGAAATAG
- a CDS encoding 4a-hydroxytetrahydrobiopterin dehydratase has product MNSELKQKHCQSCEGIGEALNSQQISNLMPQLNSKWQVSTDNKKITCSLKFHNFYETMAFVNALAWIANTENHHPDLEVGYNYCHVNFMTHALKGLTMNDFICAAKVDALLAE; this is encoded by the coding sequence ATGAACAGCGAATTAAAACAAAAACACTGCCAATCCTGTGAAGGAATTGGAGAAGCTCTAAATAGTCAACAAATAAGTAATTTAATGCCTCAACTTAATAGTAAATGGCAAGTTTCAACTGATAATAAAAAAATAACTTGTTCTCTTAAGTTTCATAATTTTTATGAAACCATGGCGTTTGTTAATGCCTTAGCCTGGATAGCTAATACTGAAAACCACCATCCGGATTTAGAAGTTGGTTATAACTATTGTCATGTTAATTTTATGACTCATGCGCTAAAGGGCCTTACAATGAATGATTTTATTTGCGCTGCTAAAGTTGATGCCTTATTGGCAGAATAA
- a CDS encoding type IV pilus secretin PilQ, translating into MRKVIWAVALFMCFCSALFAKENTLVGLKVIPLPSERVRIDFVFNETLTTLPTNFITKKPARLVLDFANTKSLLDQTLVTKKINLGALSDYVIVSVDNRVRAIFNLSTLAIYSGYVSGKVYTLTLSGKTTSGFEQRKEIFITHRPVKAHFTINNVDFRGIGNQTGRAIVDVSNSSVPVEVTQRGRDVVVDFISTRIPERLMKRYDVADFQSPAKTMTFRQIGKKTRLVIRNKGDYGHFAYQVNKQFFVDIFPLTAEEIKQAKLRKQVYTGKSISLNFQDISIRAVLQLLAEFSGFNIIVSNNVDGKITLRLHDVPWDQALDIILKTNNLDKRQSGNVIFVEKAEDLLKREQAELKTQQTVINLAPLRSELLPLNFAKAADIATLLKDKNTSLLSKRGSVSVDARTNTIWIQDTGEQIERIRELVKQLEIPVKQVQIEARIVNVTREAIRDLGVRFGISRPPHLSGTLEGANQLAAGVPPAEVIPLADRLNVDLAAPVANPASIGIALAKLGDDILLDLELSALESEDKADIIASPRLMTTNQQAAMIESGEEIPYQEATSSGATAVAFKKAVLSLKVTPQITPDNKILMDLQINQDSPSGRLVNGVPAILTKQIQTSVLVNNGQTVVLGGIYRQDKNNTINRVPFLGELPGLGALFRNKHSRIRNEELLIFITPRIITDNLAILAVKGQGIGLDKFGKPINVYK; encoded by the coding sequence TTGCGTAAAGTTATTTGGGCAGTGGCATTGTTTATGTGCTTTTGTAGCGCTTTGTTTGCTAAGGAAAACACGTTAGTGGGTTTAAAGGTCATCCCCTTACCCAGTGAAAGAGTAAGAATAGATTTTGTATTCAATGAAACATTAACCACATTACCAACAAATTTTATTACTAAAAAGCCAGCACGCTTAGTGCTTGATTTCGCTAATACTAAAAGCTTACTTGATCAAACATTAGTTACTAAAAAAATTAATCTTGGAGCACTTAGTGATTATGTTATTGTTTCCGTTGATAATCGCGTGCGGGCTATTTTTAATTTATCAACATTAGCTATTTATTCTGGTTATGTTTCTGGCAAGGTATATACACTAACATTAAGCGGTAAAACAACGTCTGGCTTTGAACAACGGAAAGAAATTTTTATTACGCATAGGCCAGTTAAAGCCCATTTTACTATAAATAACGTCGATTTTCGCGGTATAGGTAACCAAACAGGTCGAGCAATTGTTGATGTATCTAATAGTAGTGTGCCTGTTGAAGTTACGCAGCGGGGTAGAGATGTTGTGGTTGATTTTATAAGTACACGTATCCCTGAGCGGTTAATGAAACGTTATGATGTCGCTGATTTTCAAAGCCCAGCTAAAACCATGACATTTCGGCAAATAGGCAAGAAAACTCGGTTAGTTATTAGAAATAAAGGAGATTATGGTCATTTTGCCTACCAGGTAAATAAGCAATTTTTTGTTGATATTTTTCCATTAACCGCTGAAGAAATAAAACAAGCCAAATTAAGAAAGCAAGTATATACCGGCAAATCTATTTCTTTAAACTTTCAAGATATTTCTATTCGTGCAGTGTTGCAGTTACTGGCGGAATTCAGCGGTTTTAATATTATCGTAAGCAATAATGTAGATGGTAAAATCACGCTACGTTTACATGATGTTCCTTGGGATCAAGCACTAGATATTATTCTTAAAACCAATAATCTTGATAAGCGACAGTCAGGTAATGTTATTTTTGTTGAAAAAGCAGAGGATTTGTTAAAAAGAGAACAGGCAGAGCTTAAAACGCAACAAACGGTAATTAATTTAGCGCCTTTGCGTTCTGAATTACTACCTTTAAATTTTGCTAAAGCAGCCGATATTGCTACTCTTTTAAAAGATAAAAATACGTCTCTCTTATCAAAGCGAGGATCGGTTAGTGTTGATGCACGTACCAATACTATTTGGATTCAAGATACAGGAGAGCAGATTGAGCGAATTCGCGAACTTGTAAAACAGCTCGAAATCCCTGTGAAACAAGTCCAAATTGAAGCACGTATTGTTAATGTGACGCGTGAAGCGATTAGAGATTTAGGGGTACGATTTGGCATTTCTCGTCCTCCTCATTTAAGTGGAACATTAGAAGGGGCTAATCAGCTCGCTGCAGGGGTACCGCCGGCTGAAGTCATTCCATTAGCTGATCGGTTAAATGTTGATTTAGCAGCACCTGTTGCTAATCCTGCGTCGATTGGTATTGCGCTAGCTAAGCTTGGTGATGATATTTTATTAGATTTAGAGCTCTCCGCCTTAGAAAGCGAAGATAAAGCAGATATTATTGCAAGCCCACGTCTAATGACGACTAATCAGCAAGCGGCGATGATTGAATCAGGTGAAGAAATCCCTTATCAGGAGGCAACTTCCAGTGGGGCTACAGCTGTCGCCTTTAAAAAAGCAGTCTTGAGTTTAAAAGTAACGCCTCAAATTACTCCTGATAATAAAATCCTTATGGATTTGCAAATTAACCAAGATTCACCCTCGGGCCGGCTAGTTAATGGCGTACCAGCCATTTTAACCAAGCAAATTCAGACTAGTGTTTTAGTAAACAATGGTCAGACAGTTGTTTTAGGAGGCATTTATCGCCAAGATAAAAATAATACGATAAATCGTGTACCTTTTTTAGGCGAATTACCAGGGCTTGGTGCTTTATTTCGCAACAAACATTCTAGAATTAGAAATGAAGAGTTGCTCATTTTCATTACTCCAAGGATAATAACGGATAATTTGGCTATTTTGGCCGTAAAAGGGCAAGGTATAGGGTTAGATAAGTTTGGAAAGCCAATTAATGTTTATAAATAA
- a CDS encoding universal stress protein, with the protein MYKRVMFATDFDEVGIKAAQKAKKIADENNAELLLVHVVEPIPAYAYPGFAGFAEVEVSIREQAEKELASLARMLGVDEAHCMIEYGSTKNEILRVAKEKNIDLIVTGSHGKHGLALLLGSTANAILHGAECDVLIVRPVTDQT; encoded by the coding sequence ATGTATAAAAGAGTAATGTTTGCCACTGATTTTGACGAAGTGGGTATTAAAGCTGCTCAAAAAGCGAAGAAAATTGCTGATGAAAATAATGCTGAGCTACTATTAGTTCATGTGGTTGAGCCTATTCCAGCTTATGCTTATCCAGGTTTTGCAGGCTTTGCAGAAGTAGAGGTTTCTATTCGTGAGCAAGCTGAAAAAGAATTAGCTTCACTCGCTAGAATGTTAGGTGTCGATGAGGCACATTGTATGATTGAATATGGCTCAACCAAAAATGAAATTTTGCGGGTGGCTAAAGAAAAAAATATTGACCTTATTGTAACTGGTAGCCATGGTAAACATGGGCTTGCATTACTATTAGGCTCAACAGCCAATGCAATTTTGCACGGCGCTGAATGCGATGTGTTGATCGTAAGGCCGGTTACCGATCAAACTTAA
- a CDS encoding PilN domain-containing protein, with protein MTNINLLPWRELRREQEKREFRTLMLGAVLIGIGIVILINYYVQDLNSSQTARNQRLQDEINTFNRQIREIKQLKQVRSELISRMKIIQGLQAKRTLTVHLFDELIKVVPDGIYLTDLKRVGDKITVQGYAESNTNVSILMRNIEQNPWIQDPVLTEIKKSKEATIVNNEFTLSFVLQSKNPS; from the coding sequence ATGACAAACATTAATCTATTACCATGGAGAGAATTACGCCGAGAACAAGAAAAAAGAGAATTTCGTACTTTAATGTTAGGCGCTGTTTTGATTGGAATAGGTATTGTAATCCTTATAAATTATTACGTACAAGATTTAAATAGCAGCCAAACCGCACGGAATCAGCGCCTGCAGGATGAAATTAATACGTTTAATCGACAAATTAGAGAGATAAAACAGCTTAAACAAGTTAGAAGTGAATTAATTTCACGTATGAAAATTATTCAAGGTTTACAAGCAAAGCGTACTTTGACCGTTCATTTATTTGATGAGTTGATTAAAGTAGTCCCAGATGGAATTTATCTTACTGACCTAAAGCGGGTAGGCGATAAAATTACGGTACAAGGGTATGCAGAGTCAAATACAAATGTGTCAATTTTAATGCGAAATATTGAACAAAACCCATGGATACAGGACCCAGTCTTAACAGAGATTAAAAAGAGTAAAGAAGCGACAATAGTTAATAATGAATTTACTTTAAGCTTCGTTCTTCAATCGAAAAACCCTTCATGA
- the aroK gene encoding shikimate kinase AroK: MSIVKVRNIFLIGPMGAGKSTIGRTLAKELKLEFFDSDEVIEERAGADISWIFDIEGEEGFRKREQKVIDELTQKTNIVLATGGGVVMTPENRNALAGRGTVIYLKTSLQQQFERTKRDTKRPLLQTDDLESRLEMLRDEREPFYEELADISFETDKLTVKAVANNIIKYIYGEL, from the coding sequence ATGAGCATAGTTAAAGTACGTAATATTTTTTTAATTGGGCCTATGGGAGCAGGTAAAAGCACTATTGGCCGTACTTTGGCAAAAGAGCTCAAATTAGAGTTCTTTGATTCTGACGAAGTAATTGAAGAACGTGCGGGGGCTGATATCTCCTGGATATTTGATATTGAAGGTGAGGAGGGTTTTCGCAAGCGTGAACAGAAGGTAATTGATGAATTAACGCAAAAAACAAATATTGTATTAGCTACCGGCGGAGGGGTTGTGATGACCCCAGAGAATCGTAATGCGCTTGCTGGCCGGGGTACAGTTATTTACCTAAAAACGTCTCTTCAGCAGCAGTTCGAACGTACTAAGCGTGATACAAAAAGGCCGCTTTTACAAACAGATGATCTAGAAAGTCGTTTAGAGATGCTACGAGATGAGCGTGAGCCTTTTTACGAAGAGTTGGCAGATATTAGTTTTGAGACAGATAAATTAACTGTTAAAGCTGTTGCCAACAATATTATAAAATATATTTACGGTGAACTTTGA
- a CDS encoding type 4a pilus biogenesis protein PilO: MNNLNLNELTLENVGQWPPVVKYLAALLLTAIIIGFGYLFLIKPNLETHASLLNQEQTLRAEFEQKQRLAANLNAYKIQLQVMNERFGAMLRQLPAENEMPGLLEDISKTGIASGLTFESFAPQAEQKHDFYIELPIKIAVVGNYHQLAVFISRIIQMSRIVTLHDFEIKPQMDEKQKKPIGDLLVMHLTAKIYRYKTK, encoded by the coding sequence ATGAATAATTTAAATTTAAATGAGTTAACATTAGAAAACGTAGGACAATGGCCACCAGTAGTAAAGTATTTGGCGGCATTATTATTAACAGCTATTATTATTGGTTTTGGCTATTTATTTCTAATAAAACCTAATTTAGAAACCCATGCTAGCCTGTTAAATCAAGAACAAACTTTGCGCGCAGAATTTGAGCAGAAGCAGCGCTTAGCAGCTAACTTAAATGCCTATAAGATTCAATTACAAGTAATGAATGAGCGGTTTGGTGCTATGTTAAGGCAGCTGCCAGCAGAAAATGAAATGCCAGGTTTATTAGAGGATATTTCAAAAACGGGGATAGCAAGTGGTTTAACGTTTGAAAGTTTTGCGCCTCAAGCTGAGCAAAAACACGATTTTTATATTGAGCTACCAATTAAAATTGCTGTGGTAGGTAACTACCATCAACTAGCTGTATTCATCAGTCGAATCATACAAATGAGTCGTATTGTTACATTACATGATTTTGAAATTAAGCCGCAAATGGATGAAAAACAAAAAAAACCCATAGGGGATTTATTGGTAATGCATTTAACAGCAAAAATTTATAGATACAAAACTAAATGA
- the pnuC gene encoding nicotinamide riboside transporter PnuC gives MFLDIFGAITSFLATFYFIRLHSSAWLISLVAISLNSWLYWQKGIYADMVLELFYFITTCYGWFYWRHTNKNSYQSILTLNLNQWLLLLIAISALFLTIYFALIYFTNSDIATLDALTTSLSLVGQWLMCYKFIATWLIWFFTDAIYAYLYWQKQIPFHALLMTLYTFMALYGYYSWLKILQHTRTKHGLKRMKQAMKTVPKSSAMKEKSKVVFSPKV, from the coding sequence ATGTTTTTAGATATTTTTGGTGCCATTACTTCATTTTTAGCAACCTTTTATTTTATTCGCTTACATAGTTCTGCATGGTTAATCAGCTTAGTAGCTATAAGCTTAAATAGTTGGCTTTATTGGCAGAAAGGAATTTACGCTGATATGGTGTTAGAATTATTTTATTTTATTACCACTTGTTATGGTTGGTTTTATTGGCGTCATACAAATAAAAATAGCTATCAATCAATTCTTACCTTAAACTTGAATCAATGGCTTTTACTTTTAATCGCTATTAGCGCCCTCTTTTTAACTATCTATTTTGCATTAATTTACTTTACAAATTCAGATATAGCGACACTTGATGCTCTTACAACGTCACTAAGTTTAGTAGGTCAGTGGCTCATGTGTTATAAGTTTATAGCGACTTGGTTAATTTGGTTTTTTACTGATGCAATTTATGCTTATTTATATTGGCAAAAACAAATTCCTTTTCATGCTTTGTTAATGACACTTTATACCTTCATGGCACTTTATGGTTATTATAGCTGGCTTAAGATATTACAACATACTCGTACAAAACATGGTTTAAAACGTATGAAACAAGCCATGAAAACCGTTCCAAAAAGTAGTGCTATGAAAGAGAAGTCGAAGGTAGTTTTCTCACCCAAGGTTTAA
- a CDS encoding PulJ/GspJ family protein gives MQRGFSLIEVLVSLFIISATIFSLITQQLHHSLLSNEILRQWTKFVNTTNLIEQPPPQSIKVS, from the coding sequence ATGCAACGTGGATTTTCACTCATCGAAGTGCTTGTTTCTCTATTTATAATAAGCGCAACTATTTTTTCTCTTATTACTCAGCAATTACATCATTCTCTGTTAAGCAATGAGATTTTGAGACAGTGGACTAAGTTTGTTAATACAACAAATTTAATAGAGCAGCCACCGCCGCAAAGTATAAAAGTCTCATAG
- a CDS encoding AAA family ATPase, with translation MLSNSHEAFIPLQATTTFLYKPHNWLAKINFINHLVLFNDLIIVVMAERGGGKTSFVHLLQENLDLEINVNLIDAKTPLAEAQILTELEKFCKQPKCIKPQLSELVKEVNTIKKHILIIIDNAHCLKEDFLKSLLEEVRKYQHNFFHICLATDFSLNPLLNSLHSDSYKDLIHTIELGPLSKKETRKYLLKKLPVSRGISKNLTDKCLNEFYNLTSGQIAQINAHLDAFFKLNKTNQLPLLKSINFMGGLFFLALLIAYVGKIKFKTYETSASQFSNSFKPILVAENQNIIQEPLVQNNQVTISTKKSIDQALEQFFINEEVSSAYVNHLHFINEEVSKIAQAVLIEESELSFLKSNLQPINNFFETKLAPNTMPENSYFTIQLGAGPDKEKLKHFLLKHMISDAQINHVKLNGKDWFIVTLGQYSQVKQAKMALNHLNPKLLKLKPWVRKLPSTSLS, from the coding sequence ATGTTATCTAATTCTCATGAAGCCTTTATACCTTTGCAAGCTACAACTACTTTTTTATATAAACCTCATAATTGGTTAGCTAAGATTAATTTTATTAATCACCTAGTTTTATTTAATGATTTGATAATTGTTGTCATGGCTGAGCGAGGCGGTGGTAAAACATCATTTGTGCATTTATTACAAGAAAATTTAGACCTAGAAATAAATGTAAATCTTATTGACGCAAAAACACCTTTAGCTGAGGCACAAATTTTAACTGAGTTAGAAAAATTTTGTAAGCAGCCTAAATGTATTAAACCGCAATTAAGCGAATTAGTTAAAGAAGTTAATACGATTAAAAAGCATATTTTAATTATTATTGACAATGCTCACTGCCTAAAGGAAGATTTTTTAAAAAGTTTGTTAGAAGAAGTAAGAAAATATCAACATAATTTTTTTCATATTTGCTTGGCAACAGATTTTTCACTAAATCCACTGCTTAATTCATTACATAGTGATTCTTATAAAGATTTAATCCACACAATTGAACTAGGACCTTTAAGTAAAAAAGAAACGAGAAAATATCTATTAAAAAAATTGCCTGTATCTAGAGGGATAAGTAAAAATTTAACTGATAAGTGTCTAAATGAATTTTATAATTTAACCAGCGGCCAAATTGCTCAGATAAACGCCCATTTAGATGCTTTTTTTAAATTAAATAAAACAAATCAGTTACCTTTATTAAAGTCTATTAATTTCATGGGTGGTTTATTTTTCTTAGCGTTACTTATTGCCTATGTAGGAAAGATTAAATTTAAGACGTATGAAACTTCAGCCTCACAATTTTCTAATTCTTTTAAACCTATTTTAGTTGCAGAGAATCAAAATATTATACAAGAGCCATTAGTGCAAAATAATCAAGTTACTATTTCAACTAAAAAATCAATAGACCAGGCTTTAGAACAATTTTTTATCAATGAAGAAGTTTCATCAGCCTATGTTAATCATTTGCATTTTATTAATGAAGAAGTGAGTAAAATAGCGCAAGCTGTTCTTATAGAGGAATCTGAATTATCCTTTTTGAAATCTAACTTACAGCCAATAAATAATTTTTTTGAAACAAAATTAGCTCCTAACACGATGCCTGAAAATTCATATTTTACAATCCAATTAGGCGCTGGACCTGATAAAGAAAAATTAAAGCATTTTTTATTAAAGCACATGATTTCGGATGCTCAAATTAACCATGTTAAGCTAAATGGAAAAGACTGGTTTATTGTCACTTTAGGTCAATATAGTCAAGTTAAACAAGCAAAAATGGCATTAAATCATTTAAATCCCAAACTTTTAAAACTTAAACCTTGGGTGAGAAAACTACCTTCGACTTCTCTTTCATAG
- the pilM gene encoding type IV pilus assembly protein PilM yields the protein MFNLSSKCPPILGIDISSTAIKVVEMSGKEGHRIVEGYGYQPLPPNTMEGHAIKDVDAVGRTIQDIINRNRLKAKLAVLSLPDSLVISKVIQVNEGLSNFEIEELVIMEADKFIPFPIEEVNIDFEILGPAARNTTLLDVLVVASRSENVNTRVEAASKAGLQVKIMDVESFAIERACKADSLVENKITAVIDIGSLFANLFVLKNNEIIFTREEEFGGSQLIENIKQHYHISHEEALQLVTQTQVPADYQEEIINPFLETFILHVKRSLQFFYSTSNYSIVDQILLTGGVAKIAHIEKKIEEEIKIPTLKANPFSSLTLGRKLNSEYVNSDMPLLMIACGLALRNIGKAL from the coding sequence GTGTTTAATCTTAGTTCTAAATGCCCTCCTATCTTAGGAATAGATATTAGCTCAACGGCTATTAAAGTTGTTGAAATGTCAGGAAAGGAAGGCCATCGTATAGTTGAAGGATATGGTTACCAGCCTTTGCCGCCTAATACAATGGAAGGGCACGCCATTAAAGATGTTGATGCCGTTGGTCGAACTATACAAGATATTATTAATCGTAACCGTTTAAAAGCTAAGCTAGCTGTCTTATCTTTGCCTGATTCGTTAGTCATAAGTAAAGTTATTCAAGTTAACGAAGGATTGAGTAATTTTGAAATTGAAGAGCTAGTAATTATGGAAGCTGATAAATTTATTCCTTTCCCCATTGAAGAAGTAAATATAGATTTCGAAATTCTAGGTCCTGCAGCTAGAAATACAACGCTACTCGATGTGCTTGTAGTTGCGTCACGTTCAGAAAATGTAAATACCCGAGTTGAGGCAGCGAGCAAGGCAGGATTACAGGTCAAAATTATGGACGTTGAATCCTTTGCAATTGAGAGAGCGTGTAAAGCAGACTCCCTTGTGGAAAATAAAATTACAGCTGTCATTGATATTGGTTCTTTATTTGCTAATCTTTTTGTTTTAAAAAACAATGAAATTATTTTTACTCGAGAAGAAGAATTTGGGGGTAGCCAGCTAATTGAAAATATTAAGCAACATTATCATATTTCTCATGAGGAAGCGCTGCAGTTAGTAACTCAAACACAAGTGCCAGCAGATTATCAGGAAGAAATTATTAACCCTTTTTTAGAAACATTCATACTTCATGTAAAAAGGTCATTACAATTTTTTTATTCAACAAGTAATTACTCAATTGTTGATCAAATTCTATTAACGGGTGGCGTGGCTAAAATAGCCCATATTGAAAAAAAAATAGAAGAAGAAATAAAGATACCGACCTTAAAAGCAAATCCTTTCTCTTCTTTGACTTTAGGAAGAAAGTTAAATTCTGAGTATGTTAATAGTGATATGCCATTATTAATGATTGCTTGTGGATTAGCCTTACGAAATATTGGTAAAGCGTTATGA
- the aroB gene encoding 3-dehydroquinate synthase: MNFDLLYTLKVNLPGHDYSIFIGNQLLSDKSNLLADHIKSKQIMVVTNETVAPLYLELVQGLLGKRQIDNVILADGEEYKNQQSLFQIFDALMEKKHHRDTTIIALGGGVVGDIAGFAASAYQRGVNFIQIPTTLLSQVDASVGGKTGINHPLGKNMIGSFYQPQAVIIDLAVLNTLPLREFRAGLAEVIKYAILEGGQFFTDVEEALQKGLSYHSSELAEIIYRCCQIKAGYVQQDEREAGVRALLNLGHTIGHALESSTHYQRWLHGEAVAIGLYCAALLSHRLGEINWETVKQIDNLLYLANLPRRIPKDINLEHLYMLLATDKKIKNNTLRFIVIKEIGNCSLVSDINGLIIQEVMASAVGD; this comes from the coding sequence GTGAACTTTGATTTGCTTTATACATTAAAAGTCAATTTACCAGGACATGATTATTCTATTTTTATAGGCAATCAACTTTTATCAGATAAAAGTAACCTACTGGCAGACCATATAAAATCAAAGCAGATTATGGTTGTTACAAATGAAACAGTAGCTCCTTTATATTTAGAGCTTGTACAGGGTTTGCTTGGTAAGCGGCAGATCGATAATGTTATACTTGCCGACGGTGAAGAATACAAAAATCAACAAAGTCTTTTCCAAATATTTGATGCATTAATGGAAAAAAAGCATCATAGAGACACAACTATTATTGCTTTAGGAGGCGGCGTTGTTGGGGATATTGCAGGGTTTGCAGCCTCAGCTTATCAAAGAGGTGTTAACTTTATCCAAATTCCCACAACGTTACTGTCTCAAGTAGATGCATCAGTAGGTGGAAAAACTGGAATTAATCATCCTTTAGGTAAAAATATGATTGGTAGTTTTTACCAGCCGCAAGCTGTTATTATCGATCTAGCTGTTTTAAATACGCTACCTTTAAGAGAATTTCGCGCAGGGCTTGCTGAGGTTATTAAATATGCCATCTTAGAAGGCGGTCAGTTTTTTACTGATGTAGAAGAGGCCTTACAAAAAGGTTTAAGCTATCATTCATCTGAGCTTGCAGAAATTATTTATCGTTGTTGTCAAATAAAAGCAGGCTATGTACAGCAAGATGAACGAGAGGCAGGGGTTAGGGCTTTATTAAACCTAGGCCATACCATAGGACATGCTCTTGAATCTTCTACTCATTATCAACGTTGGTTACATGGCGAAGCAGTAGCGATTGGCTTATACTGTGCTGCTTTATTATCTCATCGGCTTGGAGAAATAAACTGGGAGACTGTTAAACAGATAGATAATTTATTATATTTAGCAAACTTACCTAGACGGATACCAAAAGATATTAATCTGGAGCATTTATACATGCTATTAGCAACAGACAAAAAAATTAAAAATAATACGTTGCGCTTTATTGTAATTAAAGAAATTGGAAATTGCTCTCTTGTAAGTGATATTAACGGACTAATAATTCAAGAAGTTATGGCAAGCGCAGTAGGAGATTAG
- the hisC gene encoding histidinol-phosphate transaminase codes for MPCDYQQLPHDGIRNLKPYVPGKSIEELGQEKGLSEIIKLASNENPLGCSLKVKEAITQLAIAKMASYPAAGSHPLKKKLSEKLAITENQLILSNGSDLLFSLLLTVFGLHKNKSMLTHEYAFITYSIQAQTLGVPVQISPLLPNWEVNIEAMVKMANANTSLIFLANPNNPTGLLIPLEKIHYLLKHVPDSTIVVIDEAYYEYAYQSNQRASLSLLSEFPNLVVTRTFSKAYGLAGLRLGYAVAHPDIINLLYRIQLPFTVNQVALAGGNAALEDESFLAETIKLNAQELKQMQQRLTDLNLQFLPSAGNFIIFDCGQNSLPIYEQLLAEGIIVRPLHNYNLPNHLRVSVGLPEQNTHFLKNLAIILRK; via the coding sequence TTGCCTTGTGATTATCAGCAACTGCCGCATGATGGTATAAGAAATTTAAAACCTTATGTACCTGGAAAATCTATTGAGGAGCTGGGGCAAGAAAAAGGCTTAAGCGAAATTATTAAGCTTGCTAGTAATGAAAATCCGCTAGGTTGTAGTTTAAAAGTTAAAGAAGCTATTACGCAACTAGCAATAGCAAAAATGGCTAGCTACCCAGCAGCCGGGAGCCATCCACTTAAAAAGAAGTTAAGTGAGAAACTGGCTATTACTGAAAATCAATTGATCTTAAGTAATGGATCTGATTTATTATTTTCCTTACTTCTTACAGTTTTTGGATTGCATAAAAATAAATCCATGCTTACTCATGAGTATGCTTTTATTACTTATAGTATTCAGGCTCAAACTTTAGGCGTGCCAGTACAAATAAGTCCTTTACTACCAAATTGGGAAGTTAATATTGAAGCCATGGTAAAAATGGCTAATGCAAACACTTCTTTAATTTTTCTCGCAAATCCTAATAACCCCACTGGCTTACTTATTCCCTTAGAAAAAATTCATTATTTACTTAAGCATGTTCCTGATTCAACTATTGTAGTTATTGATGAAGCATATTATGAATATGCTTATCAATCTAACCAACGAGCTTCACTTAGCTTACTTTCTGAATTTCCTAATTTAGTGGTTACTAGAACATTTTCTAAAGCCTATGGGCTTGCTGGTTTAAGATTAGGTTATGCAGTAGCGCATCCAGATATAATTAATTTGTTATATCGAATCCAACTACCTTTTACTGTTAATCAAGTAGCTTTAGCCGGGGGTAATGCAGCGCTAGAAGACGAAAGCTTTCTTGCCGAAACAATCAAATTAAACGCGCAGGAACTAAAGCAGATGCAGCAAAGATTAACCGATCTTAATCTGCAGTTTCTTCCATCGGCGGGTAATTTTATTATCTTTGATTGTGGTCAAAATAGTTTACCTATTTATGAGCAATTACTTGCAGAAGGAATTATAGTTAGGCCACTGCATAATTATAATCTCCCTAATCATTTAAGAGTAAGTGTAGGTTTACCTGAACAAAATACACATTTTCTTAAAAATTTAGCAATTATTCTTAGAAAGTGA